Below is a genomic region from Flexivirga aerilata.
CGCGTCCCTGCCGGCTCCTCGTTGCTGTTGTTCACGTCCTGCAGTGTCATGCGTTACTACTCCGGTCCCGCCCCAACCATGGGGCGTGTCACGGACCAGAAACACCGAAATTGCGATAGTCCCCCTGAAGGGGAGTCACGATGGGAACCTCACGCTTCGCCACCCGGACACGAACGATGCTTCGACGGCGACCATCACGGCGCGCGATATGTTCCAGGAACGGCAGGTACCCGCGCTGACGAGTCCGGGTGTTCTCGTAGAGGCCGTCCGCGACCGTGACGCCGTCGTGGGCGTGAAACCGGTAGAAACTCAGCACTGACCGCACCCGCAGCGCGACGGTCGATTCGCCCACCGGGGCACGGCCGCGCCCTTGGCGGACCTCTTGAGCGAAGGAACCGACATCGGCCACGCCAACGGTCTCCCAGCTCTGTGCACGGTCTTCGAGGAACGTCCACCACAACGCCAGGCCACGCGCATACGCCTTGATCGTGTTCGGTGAACACCCTGTCGCGCGCAGGAACTCCAGATATCGCTCAACAGGCCTCACCAAGTAATGATCAGAACCGACCACCGTCCACGTCGTGCTGTCCCCAGTCAATATCCTCTGGCTTGTCGCCACGGTGTCTCCCGATCTCAGGCGGCGCTGACACACTCGATGCCAGATAACTCGCCGCTCACAACCCTCGACCCGACCACAGAGCCCTGTCGCGTATGTCACCGACGCGACGCGACAAGTACAGACAACGGATGATGGCATTTGCAGCCTGGACCCAGGATCTGCGGATCCAGGTCGTCGACGACCAGGAGCTTGAGGAACCGGTCACGTGGTCGAGCGTTCGGGGCGAGTACGTGCCCCTCGCCGATTGCCGGCAACTGGGGGAGCGATGGACGCCGGACTTGCTGCGCGTGACGCGGCAGTATCGAGTGCTGTCCGGCCCGCGAGGCGACTGCCCACTGCCGGACCAGTTGCCGCCGCGGACGACGTAAGCGTGAGCGTCCTCAGGTCCAGTTGACGAGAACCATCGGAGGGAAGCCCATCGCGATGGTGTCCTTAGGGTCGCGGCAGCCATGATCGCCTGAGCCGTTGTCCTGATCGGACCGGGTAACCCCAGATGGGGGAGCTCGAGAGTGGATCAGTCCGAGACGCAGTCCTCCTCGCGAAGCTCTCCCGGTGTCCTGGCGTCAGAGAACGCGCGGCTGGCCAGACCGCGTGCGATGTTCGCAGCGCCGTACCCCGGCGCGGGGTCCAGACGGATGCTGAAGCGCACCATGCTGTCGATCAGCTGCACGTCTTCGTAGAGCCTGCCGGAGCCGGTCATGCGCCGCAGATCCCGTGCCGTGGTGACGAGATGCTCCAGTTCCTCGCTACTGGGCACCGCCCCAGCAACGTCGGGTGCGAAGGAATAGGTCAGCCTCACGGCGCAGGAGCTCATGCCGTGGATTGTGTCGCGACGACCTGACACCGGGTCGCGAGCGGTGCAGGCGCGCCTGGCGGGCGCCTTGTTTGACGACCGCCAGTAATCCCGGGACGGCACCCAATGTCATCGGATTCCTTCCGTGCGCTCCGCCGGATGAAGGGGTAGATCCCCGCCGCGGGATCGCTGGCGAAGGGTGCGGGGTCGGGCGACAGCGCCCGCCGGTGCGCGTCCAACCTCTGGCGCAGCCCCTGTCCGGAAAGAAGTTCTGAGAAGAGGGGGAACGCGGTGTTTGTGCAGGTCAACGTGCTGTAGCGGGCAACGTTCCTCCGGCGTTCCCCCTCGCTCGGCCCTCTTGGAGGCACGTAACCGGATACGTCCGCTGGGGACCTTCTGTCTGTCCGATTCGACAGACAGGAACTCAGGCGATGAGCGTTGAAGACTGCCTCGGTCTCTCCTCGAACAGCGAGCTGCTGGCGCAGGCAGACCAGGCGTGGCCGACATGGTGCGAACAACATCCCAGGCTGAGTGCCGCCACCGACACCACGACCATGCGGTCCTGGCTGCGGCAGCACACGACCGAAGAGTGTGACCAGCTACTCCTGTGCCTGGCGGAACTGGCCGCCACCGACGGCGGCAACGACGTCGCGGCGGCCGCCGCCCTCGCCTGGGCGCTGATGCCTGGGGTGTGCTCACTGGCGAACAGGCTGGGCACGCTCGCCCCGGAGATCGATCAAGTCGTCGCCGGACAGCTGTGGCTGGAAGTGCGCACCTTCCCGTGGCGCCGGCTGACCAAGGTCTCCGCCAACATCCTGCTGAACACCCGCGCCGGGGTACTTCGCGAATGCGGCGCCCACTCCCAGCTCGAACGGAGCGACCCGACATGGTCGCGCACCAGCCCGGTCGACCCGTCCCATTGGTTCTGGATGGAGGGACCGGCCGAGCCGAACGACGCGGCCGCCGAGGAACTCCTCCAACTTTTGGAGTGGGCATGCGACCACGACGTCATCACCCCCGCTGACCGGTCGCTGCTGCTGTGCCTGGTCGAGGCGGCCGACCGCACTGCGATCAACCGCACCGGCCGCAGCGGCGCCGGGCTGATGGCCAACGGCCTGAACCAAGAGGTTGCCACCCAGCTGGGGATCTCGGTGCGGACACTGCGCCGCCGCACCCGCCGCAGCATCGACGCCCTGACCGATGCATGCGGACACGGGAAGGCGACGGCATGAGTGACCGCCAGCACCACCATCGGCACCTTAGGTCGGTCGAGGTGATCACAGTGACCGAGACGACGGAAACCCCGGCAGAAGAACCCCAGCACGAGGCTGGACGCAGCACCGCAGACATCGCGGCCTTGTTCGATGTGGCCGGCCGCGAAGAAGAAGCCATCCGCCAGCTCGACGGCTGCATGGCACGCCTGCACGAGGTGCAGCACGCCAAGGCCGCGCTCAAGACCCTGTCGGCGCCGGAACTGCGGGCGGCACTGGAGTTTCGCCGGGCAGCCCTCGGTGGTGAGCCCGCATGACACAGGTACTCACCGAACGGCCCGCCGTCTCCGTCGACGAGCTCAAACGCGCATGGTCGGCGGTGCAGGCCGGAGAATTCCGGGCTAACACCACACGGCCCGCACCGCAGCCCGCCGGCGACCCGCAGCGGGCCCGCACGACCAGCCCGTGGCAGCCCGACCCCACCGAGGTCGTCCTGCCGGTCCTCGGGTGCGGAGGATCCTCCGGGGCCACCACGCTGGCCGTCGCGATCGCCACCGCCGCCGGGGCCGGCTCCCGGGTCGTGGAGTGCGCGTCAGTCACCTCCTCCGGTCTGGCTGCCGCCAGCACCGCGGAACTGGGCGCGTACGAAAGCGCCTGGTGTCGCGGTAGCCGTGACCATGTGCTGCTCGAACGGGTCATCGACGTCCTGACGACCGCCGAAGAGATCCCGCACCCGTCGACCCCCGACCGGCCCGTGACGCTCACCGTGCTGGACATCGGGTGGGAGCTCGGCCAGGTCCTGACCACTCCGGGCTGGATCGGCGACTTCGTCCGTGATGCCAAGCACGTGGTGTTGACCACCACCGCCACTGTGCCCGGCATACGCCGCCTCGAGGGGGCACTCGACCTGCTCGGCAACGACCACTCGTGCGCCGCGGTCCTCGGACCGCGGCGCAAGAAGTGGCCCAAGAGCGTCGAGCACACGGCCGGGCGCGTGACCCGTGACCTGGAACGGCAGGGGCTGCTGTTCGAGATCCCCGAAGAGGCCGCCTTGGCGGTCGACGGGCTCACCGGGGGCCCGCTTCCCAAGCCGCTGCTGTCGGCAGCTGACCAACTCGCCCAGCGCCTGCTGGACGACTCCACGAAAGGAACACCGCAATGATGAGTCAGACGAGTGTGCGCGCGGTCGCTCTGGCGGCCAAGGTCTGCCCGAAGGCGCCGAAAGGCGCCAGTACGGCGATGAACGACATCACCGGCTACGTGATGTGGGGCGTCATCGCTCTCATGGGCTTGGGGATGCTCGTCGGCGTCGGCGGCATCGTCGCCGGTCGCGTCTTCTCGATGCCGCACGCGAGCAAGATGTCGATCATCGGCATCTGTGTCGTGTTCGGCGCGGCGATCGCCTACCTGGTGCTGCCCGGAATGCTGAACGCGGTCATCGGTAAGGGCTGCGTGTGACATGAGTGCACAGCTCGATGGAACCGTTGGCTGGGACCGTCGTCGCCTGGTGTTCGTGCTCGGGGTCGTTGTCGCAGCCGGGGTTGCTCTGATCCTCGGTCTGGGATTTGCGATCTACTTCGCGATCTCCACCGCGATGTCGGGCGGGCAAGGCGACTCCGGGTCGGCCGGGAAACAGTCGCATACCAGCACGCACGCCACCGGCAAGGCTCACCGCGACGCGATCGCGGCCGAGCCGATGCTGACGGTCGACGAGGACGCAGCGCAACCAGCGCCGCCGGCCGCCGTGGCAGCAAAGACGGTCAACATCCCGCAGAGCGCCATACAGGGGCCGGCGGGAGTGCCATCGGGGTTTCCGCACTCTCCGGAGGGTGCGGTCGGCCAGTTGGCCGCCATTGAGCAAGTCGTACTGCAAAGCATGAGCATCCCGCAGGTCGACAGCATCCACGCCAGTTGGGCGATGCCCGGTGCGCCGAGCGTCGCCAAATGGCCACTGACACAGGACGTTCAAACGTTCCTCGGCGACGCTCAAATGGGCGGCACTCTCGACCCCACGAGCACGGTGGTGGTCACTCCTGTCGGTGCCCAAGTCAAGGGCAGCGACGGGCCGGACTGGGTCTTGGCGTGTGTGCTGGTGAAGGTGCACGCCACCATCACTCAGGACGCCCAGATGGGGTACGGCTACTGCGAACGCATGCAGTGGCATAACGGCCGCTGGATGATCGCACCCGGCGCCACGCCTTACCCGGCACCGTCGACCTGGCCAGGTAGTGATGTCAGCAACAAGGCTGGCTGGAAGACCTGGTCTGGCGCAGACGAGGGGTTCGACCAGTGATCCCCGCAATCGGCTGGCCCCATGTCCCCAACCCGTTCAGCTGGCTCGCCGGAGAAGCCGGCAAGGTCGTGACGGGCGGCTGGACGATGGCGATGCTCGGCCTCTGGAACGCCGGACTGTGGATGCTGCGGCTTGTCCTGAACATCATGGACGCGTTCCTGACCCCCGACCTGAGTGAGAACGGAGCCGGATCGCAGGTCTATCAGTACACATTCTGGATCGCCGGATCACTGGTTGTGCTGATGCTGATGATCCAGCTCGGTGTGGCCGCGATCCGTCGCGATGGCAAGAGCATCGCCACCGCCCTCATGGGAACCGGCCAGTTTTCGCTCGTATGGTCCTGCTGGGTCGGCGGCGCCGTCATGGTGCTCGCTGCGGCTGGCGGGCTGGAACGCGCCTTGATGTCAGCACTGCTGAAGGTCAGCTCGTGGTCCGACTGGAGCCCCTTTCAGGACATCAGCACCAAGAGCATCACTGACGGCACGGTCGCCACCGTCCTTGGCGGTATGGGCTGCCTACTCTGGCTGGCCGCGATCGGGCACCTGCTGGTGATGCTGACCCGCGCCGGCGCGCTGCTCGTCCTGTCGACGACCACGCCGATCTCGGCGGCCGGACTGGTCTCTGACGTCGGGCGGCCGTGGTTCTGGAAGTCGTTGCGGTGGTTCATCGCCGCTGCCTTCTCGCCCGTCATCATGGTGCTTGTCCTGGGCCTTGGGGTGCAGTTGACCACCGGCGTAGCTACCGGGTTTACCGACTCCACCCAGAAAGCGATCGGCACCGCCGTGCCCGGGGTGGTCTTGATCCTCATCTCCGCGTTTTGCCCGCTCGCTCTCTTCAAGCTGCTCGCGTTCGTCGACCCGGGCACCACCTCGGGAGCCGCGCTCCGCGCCGGCCTCGACGCCCAGGGCGGACTGCAAGGTCTCCTCAGCGGCGGCGGGGGAGCCGAGGATGCGGGGTCCAGTGCTGCGTCGAGCTCGGACGAGAACGGCACCTCCCAGGGAGAAGCATCCGGCGAAGACGCGACCTCGTCCCGCTTCAACAAGGCCGAGGGCGGCATGCTCCAGTCCGCGGGCGGCATGCTCGGCAGTGTCGGTGGAGCCATCGGCGGAGCAGCGTCCAAGGGCCTTGGCGCGATGCAGACCGTCGGCACCCGGGGCGCCGCGATCGGCGCCGATCTGACGAACCAAATGGGTGTCGGGCACAACAACTACTACCCGGACTTCAGTGGCGGGAAGCAGCAAAAGGGCAGCGGCAACAGCAACGGCGGCAAGGACGAGAACCCGGACCGTCACAAGGACGGCGACGGCGGCGGCGACAACGGGCAGGGTGCGGGTCCCAACGACCCCTCGAGTTCGACCCAGAACGACCCGACCACCGGGCAAGGCGCCGACGGCGAACAGGGCCCGACCAACCCCGGGCAGGCCACGCAGGGACCCGAGATGCCGACACCACCCATGCCACCCAATACGTCCCCGGCGGGCGGCGAAGGCGGCGGCCAACAAGGCGGCCAAGGCGGCGGGTCGAAGGGCGGCGGCCAAGGCGGCGGTGGTCCGAAGGGCGGCGCGCCTGGCGGATCCGGCGGCGCCGGCGGTGGAGCAGCAGGAGGCGGCGCCAGCGAAGCGGCCGTCGTTGCGGTGTGAGCGAAGAAGGAGCGAACTGAAATGGCATCGATCTACAACGACTACTCACGCGATCGGATCGGCTGGTTCTTCGGGCTGTCCGGATGGCAGGCCGGGACTCTCGCCGTCGCGGTGCTGCCACCGTGCTGGGCCCTGTCCAAGGGCGCGTGGGCCTCGCTCGGCCTGTTCACGCTGCTGTGGGTGGTGCTGTTCGTCGTCACCGTGACGCCGGTGCGCGGCCGCTCGGCAGTCGGATGGTTCGGGGCGCTGACGCGGTCGGCGGTCGGCGGGCTCTTGGGCTGGACACGGTTCCGGAGCAAGGCGGTCACCGGAGAGATCGACAACCTCGACGACGCCGACTTGCCCGGAGTCATCCAGGCCGTGCAGATCCACGACGGCCCGCCTTCGGGTCCATCGCTGGCTCGGATCGCCGTGATCCAGGACCACGCCACCAAGACATGGGCAGTCACCGCTTCGGTCGTGCATCCCGGGATCGGCCTGAAAGAGGCGGCCGCACGGCTCCAGCAGGGGACGGGGCTCAGTGACCTGCTGGACACCGCGATGCGGACCGAACTCGTCGAAGAGATCATCTTCCTCATTCGCACGGTGCCCGACGATGGTGCCGAGCGAGACCTGTACGTCGAACGGCACCGCCGCAACGGGCCAACGTTGGCGCGACAGGTCAATGACGAGCTCCAGGCCGGCCTGTCCGCAGCGGGCGTGCGCACCGAGGCGTTCTGCACCATCGTCGTCGCGGAGTCGCGGCTGAAGGGTGAAGCCAAGGAGACCGGCGGCGGGCTGGACGGGCGATGCCGCGTCCTGTACAGCCTGATGGCCGAAATCGAGGCCCAGCTGCGCGGCGGCATGGCGATGACCAACGTGGCCTGGCTGACATCCCCGGAACTGGCGCTGGCATGCCGCACCGGGTTCGCCCCGGGTGATCGGGCAAGCGTCGTCGACGCCCTGGCAGCTCGAGAACGCAACACCGACGTGAACACCGACGTCCCCTGGGCGATGGCGGGGCCCTCTGGCGCCGACGCCGCGATGCGGCACTACAGCCACGACGCGTGGAACTCCGTGTCGAGCACCATCAAGCTGCCGACCAAGGGCGCCGTGATGGGAGCCCTGGCGCCGGTGTTGACGCCCGGCGAACCAGGGGAGCGGCGCAGCTTCATGGTCTGCTACCCGATCGTGCGGCAGGCCAAGGCAGATCGGCAACAAGGAAACTCCGAGTGGAAGGCCGACGTTGCCGACGCGCTGCGGAGCAAAGCCAAGGTGAAAGCGCGCGCCCGACAGCGCAACGAAGCTGCCAAGGTTCGCGGCTTGGACACCAAACTCGCCCGCGGCAACGCGCTGATCCGCCCGTACGCCGTGTGCACCGTGACGGCACCCAAGACCGCACGGATCAGCGAGTACGGGCGTCGGCTGGACGCCTCGGTCCGCCGAGCAGGGTTCGCCCCGCTGCGTCTCGACGTCGCCCAGGACGCGGCCTTCGCCGCCTCGACCGTCCCGCTCGGCATCAGCCTCTCCCGGCAGGGGGACGCATGAGGCCTGCACCGAACACGCGCAGCGGCCCGACTCGACGACACGAGCTGCACGATCAACGCCGCTGCGGCCGAATCAAACACGGCAAGGGAGCAACCCTCAAAACCGTTCTCGCGCAATCGATTCAGGAGCAGAAGCGATGATGAAACCACGCCGCAAAGACGGCCGCGATATGGCCCGCCTGCTCCACGACTTCGGGCACGAACTGCCACGGGTCCCCGCACCGGTGCCGACCCCGAAAGACCCGCGGCTGTTCCACTACGCCTCACGTGGCGGAGCCAAACGTCGCGGCCGAGGCTGGGCGCCAGCCAAGGCACCCGTGACCGCTTGGCGGATGACATCGGACCAGGCGCCGGTCCTGTGGCCCTTCGTGGCAACCCCGGGTCTGCCGCCCACCGGCGCGCAGATGGGTATCGACCAGCTCAGCGGCGGCTCGTTCTTCGCCGACCCACTCGGATGGGTCCTGGACGACGAGGTCCCGGTCACCAACCCCAACATCATGCAGTTCGGCAAACCAGGCCGTGGAAAGTCCGGCAACACCAAGGCCTTCTGCCTGCGGATGATGGACTTCGGCTACCGCACGCTGATCCTGGGCGACCCGAAAGACGAATACGAGAAGCTCTGCCAGGCCCTGGGAGTGGAGCCGTTTGCGATCGGCCCCGGAATGCCCGCACGAATCAATCCGCTGGCATTCGGTCCGCTGGGCCAGGGGTGGGAGAAGCTGTCCGCCGAGGAAGCCCAGCGACGTGCCCCGATCATCTTCGGGCGATGGCTCACCCTGGTCCGCGGGCTCGTCGGCTCCCAACGCATCGGCGAAGACCGCGTGCCCTTCGGCCCGGACGAAGGCAACGTCGTCGAGAACGCATTGCGCGTGCTCACTGGATACAGCGCCGGCGCATCGCGGCTGCGGGAAACCACCATCCCGGAACTGTGGTACCTGCTGCACAACCCGACCGAAGAACTGATCGCTGAATGCCGCTACAGCTCGGAGCGTCACTTCCTCGACGAGACACGGTTGCTGCGCAACGCCCTCGGTCAGCTGGTCTCCGGTGCATTGGCCGGAATGTTCGATGCCCACACCACGATCGACGTCGACTGGAAAGCACCGATCCAGAGCCTGAGCCTGCGTCGGCTCGAACCGCTCGGCGATGACGCGATGGGCATCGCGCTGACCTGCATCGGATCGTGGGGGCGCGGCATGCGCGAAATGGCCGACCCCGGAGACCTGCGAGTTGTGGTCCGCGACGAGATCTGGAAGCAATTCCGCCTCGGCCCTGAGGCCGTCAAGGCGTATGACGCGGATCTACGGCTCTCCCGCACTGACGGCGACATCCAGTGGGCCAACGCCCACAAGCCGTCAGACCCGATGTCGGCGGGCGACCAGGGATCGCAAGCCGTCGCGATCGCCAAAGACCTCATGCACCTGGCAGACATCAAAATCCTGATGGGCCAAGACAACGCGATCGGCGACGAACTCGAACAGCTCCTCGGCCTTGGACCCATCGCCCGCTCCCTGATCACCGGCTGGGGCATGCAAGGCAAGGGTCGAGGCCTGTGGGTGGTCGGCGAGCAGATGTACAAAGTGCAGACGGTGCTGCACCCGCTCGAGCGGGAGTTGACCTTCACCAACGAGGCGATCGAGTCGGCGGCCTGAGCCCATGAAGAAGGTCGTCATCGGTCTCGCGATGGTCTTGGCCCTCATGGTGGCCGCACCCCTCGCGGCAGCCGTGATGATCGTCGTGGTGTCTTCCCCAGCCGCCGGGGAAGAGCTCAAAGCGCAGGAATGCCAGTCGGGTTCGACGGTCGCGACCGGCCCATGGCGTGCGCCGACGGCGCAGAAGTACGTCATCACCTCTGGGTTTGGCCACCGGACGTCACCAGGTGGCGGTATTGGTTCCACCTACCACGAAGGCGTCGACATCGCGATGCTCCCCAAGCCGGGGTCGGTGCTCGCCGCCGCGGCCGGCACAGTCAAAGTCGCGGGCCCCTACAGCGGATTGGGGAACGCCGTCGTACTCGACAACGGCTCCGGGGTCTCGACGACCTACGGCCACATGGCCAAGCTCGACGCGAAGATCAAGGTCGGATCGAAGGTCACCATCGGGCAGCGCCTTGGGCTGGAAGGGTCGACAGGAAACTCGACCGGCAACCACCTGCACTTCGGCGTCACAGAGAACGGCAAGTACATCAACCCCGTGCCGTTCATGAGCCAGCACGGCGCACCCCTGAACGGGCAGCGCGTCGCACCGCCCCCGCCGAAGAAGACTCCTCCGGGCGACCCCGGCGGCGAAGGCGGGATCGGTTTCCCGCTGCCGCCGCCCGGGAAGCCACGGAAGGCGTCGCTGCACAACCCGCCCATCGTCATCCCCAGCGCGATCAAGGCGTTCTACGTGAAGGCCGCCAAGCACTACAAATTGCCGTGGACCCTGCTGGCCGGAATCGGCATGGAAGAGACCTCGCACGGATTCAATCTGGGGGTGAGCTCAGCCGGGGCCCAGGGGCTGATGCAGTTCATGCCCTCGACCTGGGCGACATACGGGGTCGACGGCGACGGCGACGGCAAAGCCGACATCGACAACAACGCCGATTCCATCATGACGGCGGCGAACTATCTGACAAAGCTCGGAGTGACCACCGGCGGAGCAGCAGGCGTCAAAAGGGCAATCTTCGGATACAACCACGCCCAGTGGTACGTCAACGACGTGCTGTACTACGCCGCCAAATACGGTGGCGGCACCGTGCAAGGGGACCCCACCGAGTGCGGTACCGGGAAGGGCAACGGGAACCCAGACCTGCCGCCGCTGAAGAGCAAACGAGTGAAGAAACTGCTCACCTGGGCCAAGAACCACCTAGGTGACAACTACGTGATGGGGGCCAACGGACCACACACCTGGGACTGCTCCAGCTTCGCCTCGGCGGCATACCGACAGATAGGTATCACCATGCCCAGGACCGCCCAAGTGCAGCAGAAGTGGCTGGCGTCCGGGAACGGATTCCGGGTGTCACCCAGCGATGCCAAGCCCGGCGACCTGATCTTCTTCGACAGCTACCTCGGCCCCAACGCCATCGGCCACGTCGAAATGGTCTTTAACCCCGCCACACACCAAGCGATAGGTGCGCAGAACCCGAAAATCGGAGTCGCGATGACCGACTACTCGCATGACATGAAGAACAAGCACATCTTCCAGGTGTGGCGGGTAGGTGACATCGCGGATAGCGGCAAACACACAATGTAAATAGTTGTAGTTAGTTAGTAGTGGGCGGGCCGACGACACGTCGGCCGGTGGAGCCGCCGCACTGATCGGCGGCAGCGTGGCCGTTCAGTTCCGCAGCACCGGCCGGGTTGTGACCTACCGTGAGATCGACCATCACCGATCAGTAGAGAGGCCTTCCCGATGCAGCGGGTGCAGATCATCCTTGAGGACGACATCGACGGATCGCCGGCCGACGAAACCGTGCAGGTCGGGCTCGACGGAAGGCAGTACGAGATCGACTTGAGCGCTGCGCACGCCGCCGAACTGCGCGACAACCTGGCACCGTTCATCCAGGTTGCCCGCCGCTCGCAGACGGGGCGCAAGACCGCTCGACCGACACGGGCAGTGCCGACGGGCGTCGACAACGCCGCAGTGCGTGCGTGGGCGAAGGCCCACAAGATCGAGGTCTCACCTCGTGGCCGCATCGCCCAGCAGGTGATTGACAAATACCTCGCCGCCGGGAACTGATCTACTCCTGGGCTGCCCCGCAGGTGTGTTGGAGCACCTGCGGGTCTGTTCGGGGCAAGCCCCGAACGGAAGGAAGGAATTGAGGTTCATCCTGGACCCGATCGTAGCGGCGAACCACACGCGGAGCTCGTCAGGCAGACAGGCCATCGGGCGGCTCTGCGCGTCATTCCAAGCGCCGTATCGGTGCTGGTGCCAGCTGGCACGATGACGTGCATGAGCGGCGCGCTCGGCGACCCGGACGGGCATGGTCAGTTCGGCATCCTCGACGAGGACGCGGACGGGCTGCTCTGCCATGAATGCGGTCGGCGGCTCACCCACCTCGGCCTGCACGCCTGGAAGAGTCACGGCATCACCGCCGCCGAGTACCGCCAGGCGCACGGCCTCGCGCGCAGCAGAGGTCTCGTCGCCAGCGACACCCTCGCAACGATCCGAGCCAACGGCCGCCGGAACTACGGCACCAACGGCCGCTTCGTTGACGCGCGCGATCCCGCCGCCGCGACGGCAGCACGGCTGGGCGCCGGTGCCGGCATGTCGCCTGCGGGACTCGCGGCCAGCCGCGCCCGCCCGGGCCGTGCCCGGCTCGGCACCGTAGTCGTCTGCCGGTGGTGCGGTGCTCAGTTTTGCCCGCTCACGAGTGCTCGGCGGCGC
It encodes:
- a CDS encoding MucR family transcriptional regulator is translated as MSGALGDPDGHGQFGILDEDADGLLCHECGRRLTHLGLHAWKSHGITAAEYRQAHGLARSRGLVASDTLATIRANGRRNYGTNGRFVDARDPAAATAARLGAGAGMSPAGLAASRARPGRARLGTVVVCRWCGAQFCPLTSARRRRFCSKSCASKATRARRQ
- a CDS encoding SCO6880 family protein, with product MASIYNDYSRDRIGWFFGLSGWQAGTLAVAVLPPCWALSKGAWASLGLFTLLWVVLFVVTVTPVRGRSAVGWFGALTRSAVGGLLGWTRFRSKAVTGEIDNLDDADLPGVIQAVQIHDGPPSGPSLARIAVIQDHATKTWAVTASVVHPGIGLKEAAARLQQGTGLSDLLDTAMRTELVEEIIFLIRTVPDDGAERDLYVERHRRNGPTLARQVNDELQAGLSAAGVRTEAFCTIVVAESRLKGEAKETGGGLDGRCRVLYSLMAEIEAQLRGGMAMTNVAWLTSPELALACRTGFAPGDRASVVDALAARERNTDVNTDVPWAMAGPSGADAAMRHYSHDAWNSVSSTIKLPTKGAVMGALAPVLTPGEPGERRSFMVCYPIVRQAKADRQQGNSEWKADVADALRSKAKVKARARQRNEAAKVRGLDTKLARGNALIRPYAVCTVTAPKTARISEYGRRLDASVRRAGFAPLRLDVAQDAAFAASTVPLGISLSRQGDA
- a CDS encoding peptidoglycan DD-metalloendopeptidase family protein, with the translated sequence MKKVVIGLAMVLALMVAAPLAAAVMIVVVSSPAAGEELKAQECQSGSTVATGPWRAPTAQKYVITSGFGHRTSPGGGIGSTYHEGVDIAMLPKPGSVLAAAAGTVKVAGPYSGLGNAVVLDNGSGVSTTYGHMAKLDAKIKVGSKVTIGQRLGLEGSTGNSTGNHLHFGVTENGKYINPVPFMSQHGAPLNGQRVAPPPPKKTPPGDPGGEGGIGFPLPPPGKPRKASLHNPPIVIPSAIKAFYVKAAKHYKLPWTLLAGIGMEETSHGFNLGVSSAGAQGLMQFMPSTWATYGVDGDGDGKADIDNNADSIMTAANYLTKLGVTTGGAAGVKRAIFGYNHAQWYVNDVLYYAAKYGGGTVQGDPTECGTGKGNGNPDLPPLKSKRVKKLLTWAKNHLGDNYVMGANGPHTWDCSSFASAAYRQIGITMPRTAQVQQKWLASGNGFRVSPSDAKPGDLIFFDSYLGPNAIGHVEMVFNPATHQAIGAQNPKIGVAMTDYSHDMKNKHIFQVWRVGDIADSGKHTM
- a CDS encoding ATP-binding protein produces the protein MMKPRRKDGRDMARLLHDFGHELPRVPAPVPTPKDPRLFHYASRGGAKRRGRGWAPAKAPVTAWRMTSDQAPVLWPFVATPGLPPTGAQMGIDQLSGGSFFADPLGWVLDDEVPVTNPNIMQFGKPGRGKSGNTKAFCLRMMDFGYRTLILGDPKDEYEKLCQALGVEPFAIGPGMPARINPLAFGPLGQGWEKLSAEEAQRRAPIIFGRWLTLVRGLVGSQRIGEDRVPFGPDEGNVVENALRVLTGYSAGASRLRETTIPELWYLLHNPTEELIAECRYSSERHFLDETRLLRNALGQLVSGALAGMFDAHTTIDVDWKAPIQSLSLRRLEPLGDDAMGIALTCIGSWGRGMREMADPGDLRVVVRDEIWKQFRLGPEAVKAYDADLRLSRTDGDIQWANAHKPSDPMSAGDQGSQAVAIAKDLMHLADIKILMGQDNAIGDELEQLLGLGPIARSLITGWGMQGKGRGLWVVGEQMYKVQTVLHPLERELTFTNEAIESAA
- a CDS encoding histone-like nucleoid-structuring protein Lsr2, which gives rise to MQRVQIILEDDIDGSPADETVQVGLDGRQYEIDLSAAHAAELRDNLAPFIQVARRSQTGRKTARPTRAVPTGVDNAAVRAWAKAHKIEVSPRGRIAQQVIDKYLAAGN
- a CDS encoding site-specific integrase; translated protein: MRPVERYLEFLRATGCSPNTIKAYARGLALWWTFLEDRAQSWETVGVADVGSFAQEVRQGRGRAPVGESTVALRVRSVLSFYRFHAHDGVTVADGLYENTRTRQRGYLPFLEHIARRDGRRRSIVRVRVAKREVPIVTPLQGDYRNFGVSGP